The stretch of DNA tagaagaacacgctcttataaaggcatctttcttagcacgcatcccagcggttctttctttgcactcatcaatggaaattctcatggctttgagagactcattgatatcatgcttaggaggaatagatctaagtttcaaagaatcaacatcaagagaaattctatcaacgttcctagccaactcatcaatcttaagcaatttttcttcaatcaaagcattggatttttttgcgaagtaataaattatttaatattaaattcaaaattagagggcatcttattataatttacataagaattgttgtaggaattaccataattattagagggattactaggatacggcttaggattaaaatttcctctatacgcgttgttaccaaaattgttcctaccaacaaaattcacattcatagattcattattattttcaatcaaagtagacaagggcatatcattaggatcagaagaaacactcttactagcaaataatttcataagttcatccatctttccactcaaaacattaatttcttctatcgcatgcacttttttgttAGTAGATTTTTCAGtatgccattaagaataattaaccataatattatctaggagtttagtagcttctcctaaagtgatttccataaaagtgcctcccgcggccgaatctaaaagatttctagaagcaaaattcaatccggcataaaaaatttgtataatcatccacaaattcaaaccatgagtagggtaattacgtatcattaatttaatCCTCTCCCAAGCTGGTGCAACATGTTCattatcaagttgcttaaaattcttaatatcgtttctaagagagatgatcttaacaggaggaaaatatttagagataaaagcatctttgcacttgttccaagaatcaatactatttttaggcaaagacgaaaactaaGCTTTAgtgcgatctctaagcgaaaaagggaatagattcaatttaacaatatcattatttacatctttcttcttttgcatatcacacaaatcaacgaaactatttagatgggtagcggcatcttcactaggaaggccggaaaacggatctttcataacaagattaagcaaggcagcattaatttcacaagatttatcatcggtaagaggagcaatcggagtgctaataaaatcattgttgttggtattggtaaattcacacaatttagtgttatcttgagccatcatgacaagcaagcaaactaacacacaagtaaACAAAAAGGCAagagggcaaaaagaggcaaatagagaaaaagagggaggatagagagagagggcgaataaaacggcaaggatgaagtgatggagaggaaaacgagaggcaaatggcaaataatgtaatgcgggaaataagggtatgtgatgggtacttggtatgtcgacttttgcgtagactccccggcaacggcgccggaaattcttcttgctacctcttgagcactgtgttggatttccttgaagaggaaaggagatgcagcaaagtagcgtaagtatttccctcagtttttgagaaccaaggtatcaatccaataggaggctacgcgcgagtccctcgtacctgcacaaaacaaataactcctcgcaaccaacgcgataaggggttgtcaatcccttcgcggtcatttacgagagtgagatctgatagatattataagataatatttttggtatttttgtgataaagatgcaaactaaaataaaaagcaaagtaaaaaagcaaaggaaataactaagtattggaagattaatatgatgaagatagacccgggggccataggtttcactagtggcttctctcaagagcataagtattttacggtgggtgaatgaattactgttgagtaattgacagaattgagcatagttatgagaatatctaggtatgatcatgtatatatgcatcacgtccgagacaagtagaccgactcctgcctgcatctactactattactccactcatcgaccgctatccagcatgcatctagagtattaagttcatgaaaacagagtaacgccttaagcaagatgacatgatgtagagggatagattcatgcaatatgataaaaaaaacatcttgttatcctcgatggcaacaatacaatacgtgccttgctgtccctactatcactgggaaaggacaccgcaagattaaacctaaagctaagcacttctcccattgcaagaaagatcaatctagtaggctaaaccaaactgataattcgaagacacttgcaaagataaccaatcatacataaaagaattcagagaagattcaaatattgttcgtagataatcttgattataaacccacaattcatcggtctcaacaaacacaccgtaaaagaagattacatcgaatagatctccacaagagagggggagaacattgtattgagatccaaaaagagagaagaagtcatcaagctaataactatggacccgaaggtctgaggtaaactactcacacttcatcgaagaggctatggtgttgatgtagaagccctccgtgatggatgccccctccggcggagctccagaacaggccccaagatgggatctcgtggatacagaaagttgcggcggtggaattagggttttggttccgtatctgatcgtttgggggtatgtaggtatatataggaggaagaagtacgtcggtggagcaacagggggcccacgagggtggagggcacaccccctacctcgtggcctccttgttggttgcttgacgtagggtccaagtctcctgggtcttgttcgttgagaaaatcacgtttccgaaggtttcattctgtttggactccgtttgatattccttttcttcgaaaccctaaaataggcaaaaaaacagcaattctgggctgggcctccggttaataggttagtcccaaaaataatataaaaatgaataataaaacccaataatgttcaaaacagtagataatatagcatggagcaatcaaaaattatagatacgttgttgaCGTAtcaactcgcgcaggaggacggcgttgtctggcgtcgaggtggtgtcgatggcagagagacctggcacggtagatgcaacagtacagctctaAAGATGGACTCGTGGCAGGTGACTGTGGCGGCCTCAtatccggcaggcgtcctggttgggacctcaggtcttagatgtttatgtttggctgcgatgtctgtttggtattaggcccagactatcagcgctccttcatcaattggataggtgtagcgacagttgttggttagacggtggctttagtctagctgttatatgactttgtaaggtcttatgagaataattaataaagtggttgtatgcatcgtccagatgcagaggtcggaggtcatcctcctttttctaaaaaaagaaaaaagaacggagggagtacataattaaTGACTGCCCGTCTAGTATGCGGCAGGAAAATATGGTATTGGTGTCTTTAAATATTACCCAAAGCTTAATTAGGTTGTTGTTGTTGCTTAATGGGGTAAAATGATCATCTCAGTTTCTCTACCCCTGAATCTGAACGAAGCGGTGAAATACGAACTGTTCCATTTATTGAGATTGTTTTTAGTGCTTTGCTAATCATCTTGCAAGTCCGTGAGACCTTGCCCCGAAACTGAAGTTACTTCAAATGAATGAATATGCAGCATCCAGCATAATATAGAGTACATACACATAATCAAACTGAAAATCACCATCAATCAGTGATTGGAGGGTTTTTTTTCTCCCTTTTACCGAATACTTCTTATAAAGCCAAAAGAAAAAAACTTATACTACCATGTCCCCGCTTCCCTGGAAGACAAGCGGTTGAGTTGCGGCAATGAAGCAGACACCAGACTTGACACCATAAATAGGAGTGATGCTCATGCGTATCGtgctcagagcatctccaacagacgcgcCAAACTAGCGCCGCGCCGTAAAATCTTCCCTTTTAGCACGCGTGCAACCGGAATAATTGCTTCAGCGGACGCGCGAAAACCGCGTGCGCGGCATACGTAGTCCAGCGCGCGGGCCGAAACGCAATTGcgcgccgcttatttgctgcgTCCGCTCCCGCGCGCTGAACTCTCGCGCGCTCGCTCGCACCTCCCACCCCCCATccagccgtgccgccgccgccgaccgcgccacccggcgaccgttccggcgcttccccggcctatccccgcccCGCGCGCGCTTTCTGCGGCCCCCCTCTAGGCCCGCCGCCCCACGCGTGTGCTGGTCCGCCGACGAACAGCGCCCGCGCGCTCGCTGCCGctcggcgcccgcaaggtgttcgacaaaacgcctagAAGGTATGTATTGCCCAAAAGCCATGAATTTCATGCATGTTGATTGTAGTTTTTTATTTATAGCATAATAttcaacattgtagatgagttcgtcgtatgattcttccgaagaagaatttgatatgaaagaggaggaggatcttgcaatgatcctagctatgcatattAATAAAAAATCGAAGCACGGTGGTTCGATTATGGGTTGGCAAAAAATTAGGAGGGATAGGATcaatgcccacaacagattgatcaggcattattttgcggagaatcccacataccccgagtcgtattttcgtcgccggtttaggatgagcaccgagttgttcaggcgcattgcagagaaactagcgagtcATGACCgcttttttcagcaaaggaggaatgccgtcggagagctcgggcatagcacctttcagaaggtgacagccgctttgctatgttggcatacggtataccggctgatctagttgatgatcacttggctatgggtgagagccaagccatcatgtgtgtcaagcgtttcgcagtcggaattgtgcaagtcTTTGgtgaggagtatttgagatctcccaacgCTGAAGACGTCGCAAGGCTTTTAGCGATGAACAAAGCTCGCAGTTTTCCTGGCATACTTGGCTCACTAAATTGCATGCATTGGacttggaagaattgtccaaaggcatggcatgggaaattccacggccaaaaaaagggttccactataatccttgaagcggtggccgatcaagagacttggatttggcatgcattctttggaatgcctggatctttgaatgacatcaatattgtcaaccggtcaccactgatgagtaagattgcaaatggggagttgccaccggtgcagtttgtagcaaatggtcgtacatgcaactatggctattatctagcggatggcatctatccaaagtggtAAACCTTTGTCAAGCCGTTGAAAAAGCCAGAAGGTAAGAAAaaacttgatttccacaatgctcaggcggcggctagaaaagatgtggagagagtttTTGGGATttcgcaagcccaatttgctattgtgagagggtcagctagattttgggatcaaaagatgctttggtacataatgcacgcttgtgtgatcatgcataacatgatcatcgagaatgagtgtggccaagatgtagactactctcagTATAAGCTCTTGGGATATCTCATGCGAGTGCGACGGACGGCTGAAAGGGTGGCCCATTTTGTTGCCTCAtatcatgccattcgacgtcctgcagcgcataatgatcttcagaaggatctcattgaggagtggtgggcatggaatggacgacaaagagcatcatgatttttttttagagaaaatgccaaggcccgactttatagataaagccaccaggcagcgtTACGGATATCACAGGTTCACAGGAAATCATAACCACACAGAGGAGTTTAAGAGAAACCTAAGCAAGCATGATACAGGCAACTGCCATACACAGCGCGCAGGCCGGGGAGGAGAAAGACCAAGAGTCCGCAAACAACAGCACCAAATTATACGGCAGGGTTCGTCCCGGATATCTGAGAAGTCGAAGCCCGAATTTTGTTGATGAGCAGGTCCAGGGCGTCCCGATCAggctccttagtcaatgatctccactgctgcaagaatatacatgatttgaatagaacatcAGCAGGTTTAGATGGGAAGGTAagctcaatagtaaatttgtttctAATATTCCATAAGGCCCAGCATAAGGCTCCCAAGCCAACCCAAAATACCCTCTTGGTGACCCCGACCAAAATTTTAGCTAGAGTTCTAATATCAGAAAAAGAGGAGGGATTCCAAGAAACCCGAAGCCAAGATCTGACGCAAGACCAAACTAATTTGGCAAGTACACAGTTGAAAAAGATGTGGTCGGAATTTTCCAAGGCCCCACATAGGTTACAGAATTCAGAGCCTGGCCCATTGCGTTTTTTGATCTGATCAGCAGTAGGGAGGCGACCACGAAAGGCCTGCCAGAGAAAAATCTTAATTTTCGGAGGAACCCTTGATTTCCAGACACAAGAGAATCTAGCCAAGGTGGTACCACCAATGAGTCTAGAATACAACGACTTAACAGAAAATTTACCAGAGGCCGAAAGTGGCCAAAACACCGAGTCAGCCGACTCCGAGAGCACGGGGAAGAGGGCAGAGAGGctttgccaatcttccaactcttcaggagacagaGCCCGACGGAAAGCCAAATCCCAATTATTAGCAGCCAACTCCGCGATGGAGATCTACGGATTGGGACAATAAGAAAACAAAATCGGAAAGCTCACGGCAAGTGGGGCATCCCCAGACCACCAATCCAACCAAAAACGAACAGCAGACCCATTCCCCACAGAAAACTTAACATGCTCCAAAAAAATCGGCCTAACTTTAACAAGAGCTTTTCAGAACTGAGAACCACGCCGCGCGGGAGCAAACATAGGATCGGAGTAGGGGAAATATTTGGCCTTAAGAATCGAAAACCACAGCGACCCGGCCCCCACagtcataattttccaccaccacttgatGAGCAAACATGTGTTCATCACCCGAGTGttaataatgcctaaccccccaAGGTTTTTAGGCCTACACATCAGTTGCCACTTAACCAGCCTATATTTTCTTTTGTTATCAGCTGAATTCCAGTAGAAGCCACTCCTATGTTTGTCGAAGCCAGAATGCACGCCATTCGTGAGAAGATAGAAGCCCATAAGAAACATAGGGAGAGAAGGCAAGCAAGAATTGATTAAAGCCACTTTGCCTGCATTGGTATTATATCTACCCCTCCACGGGAGCACCCTGTTTCCTACTTTAGCAACCACCGGAGCGAAGTCCTTCGCATGAAGGATACCAGGAGAAATAGGAAGTCCTAAATACTTGAAAGGGAAAGAACCTAAAGCGCAATTAAGAAGCCTGGCAACTCGCAAGGCTTCCGCCCCGTCCACACCCGTCACCAGAACCTCACTCTTGGCGAAATTGATCTTCAGACCCGAAACAGCTTCGAAACACAGCAAGATGAATTTAAGATTGGCAATACAGGCATTATCCAACTCCACCaatatgattgtatcatcagcgtattgcagaTGGGAGACACCTTCCGGCAAAAGATGGGAGATCACGGGGGTAATGTGCCCACAACGGGCCGCCTTGGAGAGCATGCAAGAGAAGGCGTCGGCCACAAAGTTAAAGAGAACCGGGGAGGCTGGATCCCCTTGGCGAAGGCCCCTGCCATTCGCAAAGAAGTTACTAATAACGCCATTCACAGCAACAGCAGTATGgccacccgagaccaactgcatgatacgATGGACATAAGCACCGTCGAAACCTTTGGCAAAAAGGACCTGCTTGAGGAAAGGCCAACTGACCGAGTCATACGCTTTTCCTGCTTGAGGACCTGCTTgagcatcatgatttgtgcgtttgttattgtattgttgaactatttgttgtgtttaattgcactatttgttgtattaaacgataaactgtttgtttgagttgtaataaacgaaattaaactatttatttttgtttgtttttgaAATTTTTGCTTTTGTTTTCGAATGCATATGTTGTTTGTGTGAGTCGCGcgtgctgctggagcggcgcgcacgcgctgcattttagcacggctgctggagccagcgctgcgtGCCGCGTCAAACCAGACGATACGCGCGCAGCATATCTGATTTTTGCGCGCGACGCgaccggcgcctgttggagatgctctcatgCCAGCAGCGTACGCCGCGTACAGAAAAACAGCCGCACGTACCATTCCCGCATCCATGGCCACGACCAGCACCAAGCACGTCCTTCTGTTCCCCTTCCCCGGCCAGGGCCACCTCGCCGCCTTGCTAGAAGTCGCGCGGCTCCTCCGCCGAGCCCTCCCCGCCGACGTCAAGATTACCATCGTCTCAACCCCGCGCAACGTTGCCGCCCTACGCGCCTCCTCCTCCGCGTCGCCCTcgtcctcggtcatcagcttccacGCGCTGCCGTTCGTCCCGGCCGACCACGGCCTCCCAGCCGACTGCGAGTCCACTATCTCCCTCCCGCTCCCGGCGTTCCTCCTCCTCTTCGAGGCCTTCGAGTCGCTCGAGCCCGCCTTCGACGCCTACGTCTCCGGCCTCGTCGAGGACAAGGACGACTGCGTCGTCATCGCCGACGTGTTCGTCGCGTGGACGGTGCGCGTCGCGCGCCGGCGCGGGTGCGGGCACGCTATCCTCGTGTCCTGCGGCGCGCTCGGCACGGCCATCCTGCACGCCCTGTGGAAGAACATGCCGGCTCTGCCTTTCCACGACGACGGTCAGCTGCTCCGCCTGCTCGAGCACCCGGAGGTGGAGCTCCACCGATCCCAGCTGTCACAGGTGTTTCTCTCCGGCCCGTCTCCCGGCATGGACCGGGTGACTGCGTACATGCACCGGCAGATACGGCATGGGTACCTGACGGACGCGGTGCTGGTGAACACGGTAGAGGAGCTGGAGCCAACCGGACTGGCCATGGTGCACCGCACTATCGGCAGCAAGGTCCCGGTCTGGCCCATCGGCGCTCTCGTCCGCGATGGTTCCGGTTCGGATACGGCCCCGTCCGAGACCGACGCCGCCGTCATGCGCTGGCTGGACTCGCAGCAGAGGGCATCCGTTCTGTACATCTCGTTCGGGCCGCAGAACTCGATGCTTCCGAAGCAGATGATGGAGCTGGCCACGGCACTGGAGTCCACCGGCCGGCCTTTCGTCTGGGCCTTCCGGCTGCCGGCGGCGCTCGACGTCGACGGCGCCGAAGAGTGTCTGCCGGAGGGGTTCGAGGCGCGGGCGAGCGCTGCTAGCCGGGGCCTCCTGCTCCATGGATGGGCGCCGCAGGTGAGGATCCTCGCACACGTCTCCACGGGGGCGTTCCTGAGCCACTGCGGGTGGAACTCGGTGCTGGAGAGCCCGACGCACGGCGTGCCCATCGTCGGGTGGCCGCTCTCGGCGGAGCAGTTCTACAACGTCAAGATGCTGGCGGAGGACTGGGGCGCGTGCGTGGAGCTGGCGCGGGGGAACGACCCGGAGAGCCCGGTCGCGGAGAGCCGCGAGGTGGCGGAGGTGATCGAGACGGTGATGGGGGACACGGCGATGCGGCGGCGGGTGGTGAAGGTCCGGGAGCTGATGAAGAGGGCGTGGGCGGAGGATGGCCGATCGTCCAGGACGGCACTCGGAGAGTTCTTCACAGCCATGCAGCTGCACTGAATCTTGTCCTGCATGCATGCAGGCGTGCAGTGTGAATTCTAGTAGCAGACAGCACGTGTGTGAGCTAATTTGGCAGGAGCGTGCAGCCCCGCTGCACTTCTTTGTATGATTGTAACGCTGTGGTACCAacgatttctttttttctttttttttagcaTGGTACCAACGATTTCTACAAGTCGCTGAAAACTGTTGTCGGCATGTTGTTTTTTTGCGAGAAGTTGTCCGCCTGTTCTGGAAACACCTTCGTTCAAGTACTCGCCCGAAAAAGATATTTTGCTAGTTGTGGCGTGCATATACTTGTGATGCAAATGACTCACTCATGGGGCGGTTGGGCGAAACCCTAGCCACCACCCCCGCCTCCTCCCCTCTCGACCCACGTTGCTGTAGCCAGAGGAAGATGACCGGCAAAGCCTGCATGGCGGGAACATCTCCTTGCGCTAAAAAGGTTCTCGTAGCTGAAGTGTTGTGATGGCCCTGCACGGCGCACGAATTTATGGAGGTCGAACGCCAGGGCGGCGACCCCCAGGCGTCTAGGCAGTGGCCATGCCATAGTGGCTGTGGGGGcactgcgacggcgggttgtggcgTCAATGACGGTGGCGGCGATTTGCGGTGGGGGCTTTTTATTTCCTGATTCACAACATGGTGAATTTTCTTAATTCTCGTTCTCGTTGGCAGCGGCGACACATCTTCTTGCTCCTACATGAAGGTGATTTGCGGACTGGCATGGTTGCGCACATTCGCTATTCAACTGTCTCTATGGGACGCAAGGTCAGTGGGTTTTAGCCTTCGAATACACGTTCCAGGCAGCACGCTTCGATGATTGGATGTATCCCTCAGTGGAGAGGATTGGAGTGCTCGACATGGCCAAGAAGTCGACTCAACTTCTTTTTTATGTGTGGCTTTCCACTTGCCTGAAGTGCCTCATGTGATTGGCCTAAATTGGCTCTGTGTGGGTGGTATGGACTCTGGGCGGCATGTGGCCGGAGGTGATAACGGGCATCCCTACGAGAAGCTCGGCGGCATGTGTTGTGTGAGTATAGTTCTAATTGTTTAGCTAGGTACATATCCGGATTGTGCGTCTGCGCAGCTATGCAACGCTAGATAGGCATGTGGTGGCATCTTAGAGCGACCTCGACGGTGCTTTTTGAGTGCAGGGGCTTGAGTCCCAGTGGTAAAACTGTAAGTACAACCTTAATTAGGCGAACCTAGTAATGGTGTCGTTCACGCAGCTGTAGGATCATAAGTAGGTCTAGAGGAGGGTGATTAGGGTACTTGACAAAtaaaacctagccttttcccaatgtTAGTTCTTTGCAAGCTTTAGCAATTCACACAAGTCAAacaacaccctacacatgcaagtctagatAGTAGGCAACGGAAAGCAAAGACTTTGCATATGAACGTAAAAGGAGGGAtcggagaaatcaaacgcaatgaagacatggtgatttttggcatggttccgatagatggtgctatcatacgtccatgttgatggatatttcaacccacgaagggtaacggatgcGTGATTCCATGGAGGAATCGACCCACGaagg from Triticum dicoccoides isolate Atlit2015 ecotype Zavitan chromosome 6A, WEW_v2.0, whole genome shotgun sequence encodes:
- the LOC119314920 gene encoding UDP-glycosyltransferase 92A1-like; this translates as MATTSTKHVLLFPFPGQGHLAALLEVARLLRRALPADVKITIVSTPRNVAALRASSSASPSSSVISFHALPFVPADHGLPADCESTISLPLPAFLLLFEAFESLEPAFDAYVSGLVEDKDDCVVIADVFVAWTVRVARRRGCGHAILVSCGALGTAILHALWKNMPALPFHDDGQLLRLLEHPEVELHRSQLSQVFLSGPSPGMDRVTAYMHRQIRHGYLTDAVLVNTVEELEPTGLAMVHRTIGSKVPVWPIGALVRDGSGSDTAPSETDAAVMRWLDSQQRASVLYISFGPQNSMLPKQMMELATALESTGRPFVWAFRLPAALDVDGAEECLPEGFEARASAASRGLLLHGWAPQVRILAHVSTGAFLSHCGWNSVLESPTHGVPIVGWPLSAEQFYNVKMLAEDWGACVELARGNDPESPVAESREVAEVIETVMGDTAMRRRVVKVRELMKRAWAEDGRSSRTALGEFFTAMQLH